The Acropora muricata isolate sample 2 chromosome 5, ASM3666990v1, whole genome shotgun sequence genome includes a window with the following:
- the LOC136917780 gene encoding putative nuclease HARBI1: protein MADAGQICNIACLRIVTDFLFPEEEDSLLEGNYEDTFVVLSSCCVFTRRKWARISRYFESTVAHYHCDVFRSHFRMTSSTFEMLSHFLSASDHIPKANRFGKPCIHPRKQIAVAVWALANQESCRQISDRFDVTMSSVTRCLRRVTKALVDVRGDFIQWPRGEQAIVVEEGFEQISGFPRVIGAVDGCHVPIRTPSEYPQSYLNRLKSHSIILQGTCDHKMLFTDIYVGWPGSVHDARVLRNSPLYQTAEHHFQGDSHVLGDSAYPLHRWLLTPFRDNGHLSRQEVNYNNKHAKTRQTIERAFGLLKGRWRRLKFIEMENINECPAIVAAACVLHNFCLLADEENIDEFLDEFNGDDGDVDCELPAYVPRPQAVAKRNQMAIFLNH, encoded by the exons atggcggacgcAGGGCAAATTTGCAACATCGCATGTCTGCGTATAGTTACAGATTTTCTCTTCCCAGAAGAAGAGGATTCTCTTTTAGAAGGAAACTATGAGGATACGTTTGTCGTGCTTTCAAGTTGCTGTGTGTTTACGCGACGAAAGTGGGCGAGAATTTCCCGGTATTTTGAATCAACCGTCGCTCACTATCACTGCGATGTTTTCAGGAGCCATTTTCGCATGACTTCATCGACCTTTGAAATGCTAAGCCATTTCCTGTCTGCAAGTGACCATATTCCTAAGGCTAATAGGTTTGGAAAGCCCTGTATTCACCCACGTAAACAAATTGCTGTTGCTGTTTGGGCTCTTGCCAACCAAGAAAGTTGCAGACAGATATCAGATCGCTTCGACGTTACCATGTCTAGCGTAACCCGTTGCCTACGTCGAGTCACGAAAGCGCTTGTAGATGTCCGTGGAGATTTCATCCAGTGGCCCAGAG GAGAACAAGCTATTGTTGTTGAGGAGGGATTCGAGCAAATCAGTGGGTTTCCTCGAGTTATCGGGGCAGTTGATGGATGCCACGTTCCAATAAGAACTCCATCAGAATACCCTCAGTCCTATCTGAATCGTTTGAAAAGTCATTCCATAATCTTACAG GGCACATGTGATCATAAAATGTTGTTCACTGACATTTATGTTGGATGGCCAGGATCAGTTCACGATGCACGAGTTCTGAGAAATTCACCCTTGTACCAGACAGCAGAGCATCACTTTCAGGGTGACAGCCATGTTCTTGGAGATTCAGCTTATCCTCTTCACAG ATGGTTGCTCACACCATTCAGAGATAATGGCCACTTATCAAGACAAGAAGTCAATTATAATAACAAGCATGCAAAGACACGCCAAACAATTGAGAGGGCTTTCGGTCTACTGAAAGGGAGATGGCGGAGGCTAAAATtcattgaaatggaaaacatcAATGAGTGTCCAGCTATTGTGGCAGCAGCCtgtgttttacataatttttgtTTACTTGCTGATGAAGAGAACATTGATGAATTTTTGGATGAGTTTAATGGTGATGATGGTGATGTTGATTGT